The genomic interval GGCGGTTCGCACGCGGTACCGCAACCTGCTCAAGGCGGTGCTCTCGGCGATCGAGTCCAAGGATGCGGCCCAGGCCGAGACCGCCCTGAAGGCTGCGGGGCCCTACCTGCAGCAGGCGGCGGCCAAGAACGTGATCCACAAGAACAAGGCGGCGCGGCACATCTCGCGCCTGACCCAGCAGGTGGCGGCCCTCAAGGCCTGAGGGCAT from Thermodesulfobacteriota bacterium carries:
- the rpsT gene encoding 30S ribosomal protein S20 — protein: MANHKSALKKIKQDEKRRLRNKAVRTRYRNLLKAVLSAIESKDAAQAETALKAAGPYLQQAAAKNVIHKNKAARHISRLTQQVAALKA